A region from the Halomonas piscis genome encodes:
- a CDS encoding cyclopropane-fatty-acyl-phospholipid synthase family protein, which produces MTSANSCPAPCQASPRPRLARWLRPRLLAQLDRFTGGTITLVESGDRRQLGQGGSLAATVVIRHPRAWQRMALGGTVGAGEAYMDGDWDTDDLVALVRLFALNLDAVNARVENGSARLARWLLTAAYGLQRNSARGSRRNAAAHYDIGNDLFALFLDRRHRMYSSAVFPHPAASLEEASTHKLDRMLDKLGVGPEHHLLEIGTGWGGLAIHAAQTRGCRVTTTTISGEQYAHTAKRIEEEGLGERITLLKEDYRDLTGTYDRIVSVEMIEAVGHQYLDTYLAKVDALLAADGQAMLQAITIRDQRFDAAKREMDFIKRYIFPGGFLPSHQAIVSSLARKTSLNVLDLDEIGPHYARTLREWRHRFEASLDQVRRLGYDERFIRMWRYYLCYCEGGFLERTIGTCQLLLTRPGARPAPLVGAP; this is translated from the coding sequence ATGACGAGTGCCAACTCCTGTCCTGCCCCCTGCCAGGCTTCCCCGCGCCCACGCCTTGCACGCTGGCTCAGGCCGCGCCTGCTCGCCCAGCTTGATCGTTTTACCGGCGGCACCATCACGCTTGTGGAGAGCGGCGACCGCCGGCAGCTGGGCCAGGGCGGCTCGCTGGCGGCCACGGTGGTCATCCGCCACCCCCGCGCCTGGCAGCGCATGGCGCTGGGCGGCACCGTGGGCGCGGGCGAAGCCTACATGGACGGCGACTGGGACACCGACGACCTGGTGGCGCTGGTGCGGCTTTTCGCGCTGAACCTCGATGCGGTCAACGCGCGCGTGGAAAACGGCAGCGCCCGGCTCGCCCGCTGGCTGCTCACCGCCGCCTACGGGCTGCAGCGCAACTCGGCCCGGGGCTCCCGGCGCAACGCGGCCGCCCACTACGATATCGGCAACGACCTGTTTGCGCTGTTTCTCGACCGCCGCCACCGAATGTACTCAAGCGCGGTGTTTCCGCATCCGGCGGCCAGCCTGGAAGAGGCCTCGACCCACAAGCTCGACCGGATGCTCGACAAGCTCGGCGTGGGGCCCGAGCATCACCTGTTGGAAATCGGCACCGGCTGGGGCGGGCTTGCCATTCACGCCGCCCAAACCCGGGGTTGCCGGGTGACAACCACCACGATTTCCGGAGAGCAGTACGCCCACACTGCCAAGCGCATCGAGGAAGAGGGCCTGGGCGAGCGCATCACGCTGCTCAAGGAAGACTATCGGGACCTCACCGGCACCTACGACCGGATCGTCTCGGTGGAGATGATCGAGGCCGTGGGCCATCAGTATCTGGATACCTACCTAGCCAAAGTCGACGCCCTGCTCGCCGCCGACGGCCAGGCCATGCTGCAGGCGATTACCATCCGCGATCAGCGCTTTGACGCCGCCAAGCGCGAAATGGATTTCATCAAGCGCTATATTTTTCCCGGCGGGTTTCTACCCTCCCACCAGGCGATCGTGTCGAGTCTGGCGCGGAAAACCTCGCTCAACGTGCTCGATCTCGACGAAATCGGCCCGCACTACGCGCGCACCCTGCGCGAATGGCGCCACCGCTTCGAGGCGAGCCTCGATCAGGTGCGCCGGCTGGGCTACGACGAGCGCTTTATTCGCATGTGGCGCTACTATCTCTGCTACTGCGAGGGTGGCTTTCTCGAGCGCACCATCGGCACCTGCCAGCTGCTGCTGACAAGGCCCGGGGCGCGACCGGCGCCGCTCGTCGGCGCGCCGTGA
- a CDS encoding DUF1365 domain-containing protein, with protein sequence MSRHPESSHIAAPSALPVRSRVYRGTLRHRRFVPKAHEFSYRVWMLWLDLDELPGLFDGVPGFSARRPAPARFRREDYLGPVDMPLADAVRRRLTATLGHAPDGRICMLTQLRVLGTVFNPVTFYYAFDRDDRPAAILGEVTNMPWRERVCYVAEVDGSRHSHAAHFAKAMHVSPFNPMAMTYRWRFNTPGERLLMHMENRAADGENGGERCHFDATLTLDGTPATRDALVATLARQPGMSLKTLAGIFLQAFKLWRKKMPVYDHPDSHRETPP encoded by the coding sequence ATGAGCCGGCACCCTGAAAGCAGCCACATCGCTGCGCCGTCGGCTTTGCCCGTACGTTCGCGGGTGTATCGGGGCACGCTGCGCCACCGGCGCTTTGTGCCCAAAGCGCACGAGTTCAGCTACCGGGTGTGGATGCTGTGGCTGGACCTTGACGAACTCCCGGGACTTTTCGACGGCGTGCCGGGCTTCAGCGCTCGGCGCCCGGCGCCGGCACGCTTCCGCCGCGAAGACTATCTGGGGCCTGTGGATATGCCGCTTGCCGACGCCGTGCGAAGGCGCCTGACCGCAACGCTGGGCCACGCCCCGGACGGGCGCATCTGCATGCTGACCCAGCTGCGTGTGCTGGGCACGGTGTTCAACCCCGTTACCTTCTACTACGCCTTCGACCGCGACGATCGGCCGGCAGCGATTCTTGGCGAGGTGACCAACATGCCCTGGCGAGAGCGCGTCTGCTACGTCGCCGAGGTGGACGGCAGCCGCCACAGCCACGCCGCGCACTTTGCCAAGGCCATGCACGTCTCGCCGTTCAACCCCATGGCCATGACCTACCGCTGGCGCTTCAACACCCCGGGCGAGCGTTTGCTGATGCACATGGAAAACCGCGCCGCCGACGGCGAGAACGGCGGCGAGCGCTGCCACTTCGACGCCACCCTGACGCTTGACGGCACGCCGGCCACCCGGGACGCGCTTGTCGCTACGCTGGCCCGCCAGCCGGGGATGAGCCTGAAGACGCTCGCCGGTATTTTCCTTCAGGCGTTCAAGCTGTGGCGCAAGAAAATGCCCGTTTATGACCATCCAGACAGCCACCGGGAGACACCGCCATGA
- a CDS encoding NAD(P)/FAD-dependent oxidoreductase, whose protein sequence is MSVPGSQRIAVIGGGISGMAEAFYLSARHEVTLFEAAPRLGGHTATVDVTAGGERHAVDTGFIVFNDWTYPHFTRLLETLGVATQPTEMSFSVHETERDFEYNGHTPGSLFAQRRNLVSPGFYRLLADIVRFNRRATRDLQAGRLADGMTLGDYLDRQGYGEAFQRRYLLPMGAAIWSASLDDLRGFPLAFFVRFFRNHGLLNLVNRPQWYTVAGGSRAYIPALTAPYAERIRLNAPVAAVTRDATGVELETHGGRERFDRVVFGCHADQTLAILGADATAAEREVLGAMPYQDNEVVLHTDTRLLPRRRRAWASWNYRLDRRDAGDAVSVTYNMNILQRLHADTTFCVTLNDSQSIDPTTVLGRFTYAHPRFTLDGQAAQARHDEICGARTSHGRTHFCGAYWRNGFHEDGVWSALRVARKLGCDEPAAPPAPPTAIPAHHLLPDAGPGDMG, encoded by the coding sequence ATGAGCGTTCCCGGCAGCCAGCGCATCGCCGTGATCGGCGGCGGCATCAGCGGCATGGCGGAGGCCTTTTACCTGTCCGCCCGCCACGAGGTCACGCTGTTCGAAGCCGCCCCGCGCCTTGGCGGGCATACCGCCACGGTAGACGTCACCGCCGGTGGCGAGCGCCACGCCGTGGACACCGGCTTTATCGTCTTCAACGACTGGACCTACCCGCACTTCACCCGTCTGCTGGAGACGCTGGGCGTGGCCACCCAGCCCACCGAGATGAGCTTTTCGGTGCACGAAACCGAGCGCGACTTCGAGTACAACGGCCATACCCCGGGCTCGCTGTTTGCCCAGCGGCGCAACCTGGTCTCGCCGGGCTTCTACCGGCTCTTGGCCGACATCGTGCGCTTCAACCGCCGGGCGACGCGGGACCTTCAGGCCGGCCGGCTGGCGGATGGCATGACGCTGGGTGACTACCTGGACCGCCAGGGCTACGGCGAGGCGTTTCAGCGCCGCTACCTGCTGCCCATGGGCGCGGCCATCTGGTCGGCAAGCCTTGACGATCTGCGCGGCTTTCCGCTGGCGTTTTTCGTACGTTTTTTCCGCAACCACGGGCTGTTGAACCTCGTCAACCGGCCCCAGTGGTACACCGTGGCGGGGGGCTCCCGGGCGTATATTCCCGCGCTCACCGCGCCCTACGCCGAGCGCATCCGCCTTAACGCACCGGTGGCCGCCGTCACCCGGGACGCCACCGGCGTGGAGCTTGAGACTCACGGCGGGCGCGAGCGTTTTGACCGGGTGGTATTTGGGTGCCACGCCGACCAGACGCTCGCTATTCTCGGCGCCGATGCCACCGCCGCCGAGCGCGAGGTGCTCGGGGCCATGCCCTATCAGGACAACGAGGTGGTGCTGCACACCGACACCCGGCTTTTGCCCCGCCGCCGCCGGGCCTGGGCCAGCTGGAACTATCGGCTGGACCGGCGCGACGCCGGCGATGCGGTATCGGTGACCTACAACATGAACATCCTCCAGCGCCTTCACGCCGACACCACCTTCTGCGTCACGCTCAACGACAGCCAAAGCATCGACCCGACCACAGTCCTTGGCCGCTTCACCTACGCCCATCCGCGCTTCACCCTGGACGGCCAGGCTGCCCAGGCCCGCCACGACGAGATCTGTGGCGCCCGGACCAGCCACGGCCGTACCCATTTTTGCGGCGCCTACTGGCGCAACGGCTTTCACGAGGACGGCGTGTGGAGCGCGCTGCGCGTGGCGCGAAAGCTCGGCTGCGACGAGCCTGCCGCGCCGCCGGCGCCGCCCACGGCGATACCCGCCCATCACTTGCTGCCCGACGCCGGGCCGGGAGATATGGGATGA
- a CDS encoding SDR family NAD(P)-dependent oxidoreductase — protein sequence MGTWNTPQRIWLTGATSGIGKALAQRLMAEGHRVVLSARRQDKLAALCKGFDNAAVLPLDISDRDAVQAAGKRIEAELGGLDLALFNAGTCEYLDVRAFDVALVERVLTPNLNGTLYCVEAALPLLRAARREGRPARLAVTSSASAYMALPRAEAYGASKAAVSYFMEALRLDLSPETIGVSVIHPGFVDTPLTAQNDFPMPMQVSVDQAADAILKGLYHGRKDIHFPKRFTLIVKLLGILPPALRFAVGRRLVRDPQQEDAA from the coding sequence ATGGGCACCTGGAACACTCCCCAACGCATCTGGCTGACCGGCGCGACGTCGGGCATCGGCAAGGCGCTGGCCCAGCGGCTGATGGCGGAAGGCCATCGCGTGGTGCTCAGCGCCCGCCGCCAGGACAAACTGGCTGCCCTGTGCAAGGGCTTTGACAACGCTGCTGTTCTGCCGCTGGACATCAGCGACCGCGACGCCGTCCAGGCCGCCGGGAAACGTATCGAAGCCGAACTGGGCGGACTCGACCTGGCGCTGTTCAACGCCGGCACCTGCGAGTATCTTGACGTCCGGGCGTTCGACGTGGCGCTGGTCGAGCGGGTGCTTACCCCCAATCTTAACGGCACCCTGTACTGCGTGGAGGCTGCACTGCCGCTGTTGCGCGCTGCGCGCCGCGAAGGCCGACCCGCACGGCTGGCGGTGACTTCGAGCGCCTCGGCCTATATGGCGCTGCCCCGGGCCGAGGCCTACGGCGCATCCAAGGCGGCGGTAAGCTACTTCATGGAAGCCCTGCGGCTGGACCTTTCCCCGGAGACGATCGGCGTCAGCGTTATCCATCCGGGCTTTGTCGACACTCCGCTCACCGCGCAAAACGACTTCCCCATGCCCATGCAGGTCAGCGTCGACCAGGCGGCGGACGCCATCCTCAAGGGGCTTTATCACGGCCGCAAGGACATCCACTTCCCCAAGCGCTTTACCTTGATCGTCAAGCTGCTGGGCATTCTGCCCCCGGCGCTGCGCTTTGCCGTGGGCCGGCGCCTGGTGCGCGACCCCCAGCAAGAGGACGCCGCATGA
- a CDS encoding nuclear transport factor 2 family protein — translation MPHDATLEAFCAFFNNLDKDCTKSLYDVYTQDVVFTDPLHRIEGIQALEAYFAGMYENVRDCRFDYHDTQQDGDTAFVTWTMHFAHPRLNGGHRISVEGCTRLEFAEDGRVRRHRDYFDAGAMLYEHVPLLGRAVRWLKRRASR, via the coding sequence ATGCCCCACGACGCGACGCTGGAGGCGTTCTGCGCCTTCTTCAATAATCTTGACAAAGATTGTACAAAAAGCCTGTACGATGTATATACTCAAGACGTGGTGTTCACCGATCCGCTGCATCGCATCGAGGGCATCCAGGCGCTTGAGGCCTACTTTGCCGGCATGTACGAAAACGTTCGCGACTGCCGCTTTGACTATCACGATACCCAGCAGGACGGCGACACGGCCTTTGTGACCTGGACCATGCACTTTGCCCACCCGCGGCTTAACGGCGGACACAGAATCAGCGTCGAGGGCTGTACCCGGCTCGAGTTTGCCGAGGACGGCCGGGTCAGGCGCCACCGTGACTACTTCGACGCCGGCGCCATGCTGTACGAGCACGTACCGCTACTGGGCCGCGCCGTTCGCTGGCTCAAGCGTCGGGCGAGCCGCTAG
- the phrB gene encoding deoxyribodipyrimidine photo-lyase: MALQLVWFRSDLRLNDNRALAAAAARGPVLAVFLHSPAQWQAHGHGANKIDFWRRGVAALAEALGELNIPLLQRGIADFDAAPRTLLALAREHHAETLHFNREYPLNERRRDAAVQAAFSAAGLGSHGHHDAVAFAPGELLTGKGDYYGVFTPFAKAWHRHITAERLALADAPPAQTLPGIPSEPLPALDAALADEAIVGHQWPAGEAAADRLGHFLRYRSRHYLEQRDFPGVHGTSELSPYLALGMISYRQCLNAVMAENDGQLNEGDAGLAAWVNELVWREFYQHVAAGFPRVCRYQPFKQGTLALEWRDDDEGFAAWCEGRTGYPLVDAGMRQLVATGWMHNRLRMVTAMFLAKHLLIDWRRGEAFFLRHLVDGEFAANNGGWQWAASTGTDAVPYFRLFNPTTQSTRFDPDAEFIAHWVPELAPLPPRARHNPPAAERGRLGYPRPIVEHKAARQRALAAFKALG, from the coding sequence ATGGCTCTGCAGCTGGTTTGGTTCCGCAGCGATTTACGCCTCAACGACAACCGCGCCCTGGCCGCCGCGGCGGCCAGAGGGCCGGTGCTTGCCGTGTTTCTGCACAGCCCGGCCCAGTGGCAGGCCCACGGCCACGGCGCCAACAAGATCGATTTCTGGCGACGCGGCGTGGCCGCACTCGCCGAGGCGCTCGGCGAACTGAATATCCCTCTGCTCCAGCGCGGCATAGCCGATTTTGACGCTGCCCCGCGGACGCTGCTTGCGCTTGCCCGTGAGCACCACGCCGAGACGCTGCATTTCAACCGCGAGTACCCGCTCAACGAGCGTCGCCGGGATGCCGCCGTCCAGGCCGCCTTCAGCGCCGCGGGGCTTGGCTCCCACGGCCACCACGACGCCGTGGCCTTTGCCCCGGGTGAGCTGCTTACCGGCAAGGGCGACTACTACGGCGTCTTCACCCCCTTTGCCAAGGCATGGCACCGCCATATCACCGCCGAGCGCCTGGCACTTGCCGACGCACCGCCCGCCCAGACGCTGCCCGGCATCCCCAGCGAGCCGCTGCCGGCGCTGGACGCCGCGCTGGCCGACGAGGCCATTGTCGGCCACCAGTGGCCCGCCGGGGAAGCCGCCGCCGACCGCCTGGGCCACTTTCTGCGCTATCGCAGCCGGCACTACCTTGAGCAGCGGGATTTTCCCGGCGTGCACGGCACCAGCGAACTCTCGCCCTATCTGGCGCTGGGGATGATCTCGTACCGCCAGTGCCTGAACGCCGTCATGGCGGAAAACGACGGCCAGCTCAACGAAGGCGACGCCGGGCTTGCCGCCTGGGTCAACGAGCTGGTCTGGCGCGAGTTCTATCAGCACGTGGCGGCGGGCTTTCCCCGGGTGTGCCGCTATCAGCCGTTCAAACAAGGCACTCTGGCCCTTGAGTGGCGCGACGACGATGAAGGCTTCGCCGCCTGGTGCGAAGGCCGTACCGGCTACCCGCTGGTGGACGCCGGCATGCGCCAGCTGGTTGCTACCGGCTGGATGCACAACCGCCTGCGCATGGTCACGGCGATGTTTCTGGCCAAGCATCTGCTCATCGACTGGCGACGCGGCGAGGCGTTCTTTCTGCGCCACCTGGTCGACGGCGAGTTCGCCGCCAACAACGGCGGCTGGCAGTGGGCGGCCTCCACCGGCACCGACGCCGTGCCCTACTTTCGCCTCTTCAACCCCACCACCCAGTCCACCCGCTTCGACCCGGACGCCGAGTTCATCGCCCACTGGGTCCCCGAGCTAGCCCCGCTTCCCCCCCGGGCGCGCCACAACCCGCCCGCTGCCGAGCGCGGCAGGCTCGGCTATCCCAGGCCCATCGTCGAGCACAAAGCCGCCCGCCAGCGAGCGCTTGCCGCCTTCAAGGCGCTGGGCTGA
- a CDS encoding MerR family transcriptional regulator has product MSNQATHPPDTPLYPIREVSRLTGVNSVTLRAWERRYGLIRPQRTPKGHRLYAQDDITRIERILQWLNRGVPVSQVADLINQPEAVETPAPTSDDWDSQRRQLITLVEALNTQRLEILYHQSLALYPLGTAISELWQPVINALEARWQEAPDAAARRAFEALLRSQVGIRLHYANQATRGPLVLLTPRPGEPGPLWVLLAALLASEQGYRVQLFDQGLPLDALPRAVSRLHASMVLFAGGRLPAAALTLPDSASPNVPVGLCGPAPEEPHDERIHQLGDDLPRAVAKLRPLLRESGVL; this is encoded by the coding sequence ATGAGCAATCAGGCGACCCATCCACCCGATACTCCGCTGTACCCCATCCGGGAGGTCTCTCGGCTGACGGGGGTGAACTCGGTCACCCTGCGCGCCTGGGAGCGCCGCTACGGCCTGATCCGGCCCCAGCGCACGCCCAAGGGTCACCGCCTCTACGCCCAGGACGATATCACCCGCATCGAGCGCATTCTGCAGTGGCTCAATCGCGGCGTGCCGGTCAGCCAAGTGGCCGATCTGATCAACCAGCCGGAAGCCGTGGAAACGCCCGCCCCCACCAGCGACGACTGGGACAGCCAGCGCCGGCAGCTGATCACTCTGGTCGAGGCGCTGAACACCCAGCGGCTGGAGATCCTCTACCACCAGAGCCTGGCGCTCTACCCGCTGGGCACCGCGATCAGCGAGCTCTGGCAGCCGGTGATCAACGCGCTCGAGGCGCGCTGGCAGGAGGCGCCGGACGCCGCCGCCCGCCGCGCGTTCGAAGCCCTGCTGCGCAGCCAGGTCGGCATCCGCCTGCACTACGCCAACCAGGCCACCCGGGGGCCGCTGGTGCTGCTCACGCCGCGCCCGGGTGAGCCCGGGCCGCTGTGGGTGCTGCTGGCCGCGCTGCTGGCCAGCGAACAGGGCTATCGCGTGCAGCTGTTCGACCAGGGGCTGCCGCTGGACGCCCTGCCCCGCGCGGTATCGCGGCTGCACGCCTCCATGGTGCTGTTTGCCGGCGGCCGCCTCCCCGCCGCTGCCCTGACGCTGCCGGATAGCGCCTCGCCGAACGTGCCGGTGGGCCTGTGCGGGCCGGCTCCCGAGGAACCCCATGACGAGCGTATCCACCAGCTGGGGGACGACCTGCCCCGAGCCGTGGCAAAGCTGCGCCCGCTGCTGCGCGAATCCGGGGTGTTATAA
- a CDS encoding TIGR01777 family oxidoreductase — protein MRVLITGGSGFVGRRLCESLARQGYELQVVSRSPEKARAVLPEGCDVREKATAFADAPPEALVNLAGESIAAKRWSEAQKREMVDSRLRATGDLLALCEALREAGEALPRVLVSGSAMGYYGAQKQSGEGDTAVTEETPPNDEFAHRLCARWEAAAGDIEALGVRTAIVRIGLVLGEGGGTLEKMLPPFKFGLGGRFGSGRQFMPWIHRDDLVEAIIFLLEHDSASGAYNASAPHPVTNAEFARTLAGTLNRPAVLPVPAFVLKAGLGEMSRLLLTGADMRPERLQQAGFTFRYKTLDRALEAILAPER, from the coding sequence ATGCGTGTATTGATAACGGGCGGTAGCGGTTTTGTCGGTCGGCGGCTGTGCGAAAGCCTGGCGCGCCAGGGATACGAGCTGCAGGTGGTATCGCGCTCGCCGGAAAAGGCCCGAGCGGTGCTTCCCGAGGGCTGCGACGTGCGCGAGAAGGCAACGGCCTTTGCCGACGCACCGCCGGAGGCGCTGGTCAACCTGGCGGGGGAATCCATTGCCGCCAAGCGCTGGAGCGAGGCGCAGAAGCGCGAGATGGTCGATTCGCGCCTGCGCGCCACCGGCGATCTTCTGGCGCTGTGCGAGGCCCTGCGTGAGGCCGGCGAGGCGCTGCCCCGGGTGCTGGTGTCGGGCTCGGCCATGGGCTATTACGGTGCCCAGAAACAAAGCGGCGAGGGCGATACCGCGGTGACCGAAGAAACGCCGCCCAACGACGAGTTTGCCCACCGGCTGTGCGCACGCTGGGAGGCCGCCGCCGGCGATATCGAGGCGCTCGGGGTGCGCACGGCGATCGTGCGTATCGGGCTGGTGCTGGGTGAAGGCGGCGGCACCCTGGAGAAAATGCTGCCGCCGTTCAAGTTCGGGCTGGGCGGGCGCTTCGGCAGCGGCCGGCAGTTCATGCCCTGGATCCACCGCGACGATCTGGTCGAGGCCATTATCTTTCTGCTCGAGCATGACTCGGCCAGCGGCGCGTATAACGCCAGCGCTCCGCATCCGGTGACCAACGCCGAGTTTGCCCGGACGCTGGCGGGCACTCTCAACCGCCCGGCGGTGCTGCCGGTGCCGGCCTTTGTCCTCAAGGCAGGGCTTGGCGAGATGTCGCGGCTTTTGCTCACCGGGGCGGACATGCGCCCGGAGCGTCTGCAGCAGGCGGGCTTTACCTTCCGCTATAAAACGCTGGATCGGGCGCTGGAGGCGATTCTCGCTCCCGAGCGTTAG